One segment of uncultured Desulfovibrio sp. DNA contains the following:
- a CDS encoding S24/S26 family peptidase translates to MLRYIDVLGLDIHDYLPRPATIRRPTPNAPIERADADDSVAIHVYALAGAGPAFDLEENDPLATIRIPPDYAMRCDCALMVKGDSMAGTVRNGGVVGVIRQNFDFASGEIYAVRLPYEGVSIKRVIVDDATGEYIIRSDNPDRDKYPDRRLPIAEYADIILGRVVWVWQAV, encoded by the coding sequence ATGCTGCGATACATTGATGTGCTGGGGCTGGATATTCACGACTACCTTCCCAGACCTGCCACCATTCGGCGCCCGACGCCCAATGCTCCCATAGAAAGGGCCGACGCTGACGACAGCGTGGCCATCCATGTCTACGCTCTGGCGGGAGCTGGCCCGGCCTTTGATCTGGAAGAAAACGATCCCCTGGCTACCATCCGCATTCCACCGGATTATGCCATGCGCTGTGACTGCGCACTCATGGTCAAGGGAGACAGCATGGCCGGTACCGTTCGCAACGGCGGGGTAGTCGGCGTCATCCGTCAAAATTTCGACTTTGCCTCCGGCGAAATTTACGCCGTGCGCCTGCCCTATGAGGGGGTCTCCATCAAACGCGTCATCGTGGATGACGCCACAGGCGAATACATCATCCGCTCCGACAACCCGGATCGGGACAAATACCCAGACCGGCGTCTGCCCATTGCCGAATATGCCGATATCATCCTTGGCCGCGTTGTCTGGGTCTGGCAGGCGGTATAG
- a CDS encoding DNA N-6-adenine-methyltransferase, producing MKNFNTNTDNHDEWLTPPEIIRALDPFDLDPCAPVNRPWDMADNHYTVIDNGLQKPWFGRVWCNPPYGRETFKWMEKLASHGRGVALIFARTETRGFHSQIWKKAHSVFFFKGRLSFYRVDGTKGNTANAPSCLVTYCDEDTAIIRKSHLEGRLVLLK from the coding sequence ATGAAGAATTTCAACACAAACACGGATAATCATGATGAGTGGTTGACACCGCCGGAGATTATCCGAGCTTTAGACCCATTTGACCTTGATCCTTGTGCCCCAGTGAATCGTCCCTGGGATATGGCGGACAACCACTACACGGTTATCGACAACGGGCTTCAAAAGCCGTGGTTCGGCCGTGTCTGGTGCAATCCTCCCTATGGCCGTGAGACGTTCAAGTGGATGGAAAAGCTGGCTTCTCATGGCAGAGGAGTTGCCTTGATTTTCGCGAGGACTGAGACGCGAGGCTTCCATTCTCAGATATGGAAAAAGGCGCACAGCGTCTTTTTCTTCAAAGGAAGACTGTCCTTCTATCGCGTGGATGGAACAAAGGGGAATACGGCAAACGCTCCATCCTGCCTTGTCACTTATTGTGATGAGGACACTGCAATCATACGGAAAAGCCACCTCGAAGGCAGGCTAGTTTTGCTCAAGTAG
- a CDS encoding helix-turn-helix transcriptional regulator, with protein sequence MPDYPTMTATEAIRHAKDVSGMTTEEIAVAAGIRPAAVRRYLAQDSEDYFPGLDKIPALCRAMRNDVLIQWLQAQIGSRDTVPSATSRAEVLTAAARAAASLGDVQRTLADTADGGITPFRARELRSQLRDVVLDCQHLQDMLLELACARDIAEADPLFCLRQEKPTTSPWWKKIFQR encoded by the coding sequence ATGCCTGACTACCCTACCATGACGGCCACGGAGGCCATACGTCACGCCAAGGACGTTTCCGGCATGACCACAGAGGAGATTGCCGTGGCGGCAGGCATCCGCCCTGCTGCGGTGCGCCGGTATCTGGCCCAGGATTCGGAGGATTACTTCCCCGGCCTAGACAAGATACCTGCCTTGTGCCGTGCCATGCGCAATGATGTGCTGATCCAGTGGCTGCAGGCCCAGATCGGCAGCAGGGATACGGTGCCTTCGGCCACGAGCCGGGCGGAGGTGCTGACGGCAGCGGCCCGCGCAGCTGCCAGCCTTGGCGATGTGCAGCGAACGCTGGCCGATACTGCCGATGGGGGCATTACCCCCTTTCGTGCCAGGGAGCTGCGCAGCCAGCTTCGGGATGTGGTGCTGGACTGCCAGCATCTTCAGGACATGCTGCTGGAGCTGGCCTGTGCCCGTGACATTGCGGAGGCGGATCCGCTGTTCTGCCTTCGGCAGGAGAAGCCCACCACTTCCCCGTGGTGGAAGAAGATTTTTCAACGCTAG
- a CDS encoding N-6 DNA methylase, giving the protein MSNRESRPDLGQVRKNLDAIISKGHHDYSVFEDWIGLMFFAFQRDDPKYLEIMGKYRNTEPIGERPADFFAGATASLMKYMRATNEEALGTLYQEYAANHYAGQFFTPPSVAQLMAKIVHPKPPKTGRFMINDPACGAGICLVSAAKEQTFEENGRAIFVGQDVDLNCARMTSLNLMFFNLDGVIIWGNTLSLEVRGAWVTERSLLWGGSIKPLDEDKAKKWICGHFIHQPESPAPKAGEKIAGTRSMKLQQLSLL; this is encoded by the coding sequence ATGAGCAACCGAGAATCAAGGCCTGATCTTGGCCAGGTGCGTAAAAATCTGGACGCCATTATCAGCAAAGGTCACCACGACTATTCCGTTTTTGAGGACTGGATCGGGCTGATGTTCTTCGCTTTCCAGAGGGATGACCCAAAGTACCTTGAGATCATGGGGAAATATCGCAACACCGAGCCAATTGGAGAACGGCCTGCTGACTTCTTCGCCGGCGCCACCGCAAGCCTCATGAAATACATGAGGGCTACGAACGAGGAGGCCCTGGGGACTCTTTATCAAGAATACGCGGCAAACCACTACGCAGGGCAGTTTTTCACCCCGCCTTCTGTAGCGCAGCTGATGGCAAAAATCGTCCACCCCAAACCTCCCAAAACTGGACGTTTCATGATCAACGATCCTGCATGTGGAGCTGGTATTTGCCTAGTCTCTGCTGCTAAGGAGCAGACGTTCGAGGAAAACGGAAGGGCAATATTCGTTGGCCAAGACGTTGACCTCAATTGCGCACGCATGACGAGCCTGAACTTGATGTTCTTCAATCTGGATGGCGTGATAATCTGGGGGAACACCCTGTCGCTTGAAGTCAGAGGGGCATGGGTAACAGAGCGGAGCCTCCTTTGGGGAGGTAGCATCAAACCATTGGACGAGGACAAGGCCAAGAAATGGATATGCGGACACTTCATCCATCAACCGGAAAGCCCTGCTCCAAAAGCTGGTGAAAAAATCGCAGGTACAAGAAGCATGAAGCTGCAACAGCTTTCTTTGCTCTAA
- a CDS encoding PD-(D/E)XK nuclease family protein — METITIRASSLPELFDCPARWEAKHIRGLRLPKSGAAQLGTAVHAGTALYDQSRLDGSSLTADEAAGAVADAIHRPEEDVDWGEDSQSEAERIGIALHTLYCRDIAPKQQYVAVEATCEALHITDIGLTLTGTTDRITVDAVGDLGIADIKTGKSAVSADGTVSTGRHAAQIAVYELLAGAAIGRPITAPAEIIGLQVAKTDKGRRAGIGVITDACEMLVGDEENPGLLQMAADLLHAGRFYGNPSSQLCNPKFCPAYPACRWRK, encoded by the coding sequence ATGGAAACCATAACCATCCGGGCGTCCAGCCTGCCTGAACTGTTCGACTGCCCGGCCAGGTGGGAGGCCAAGCATATTCGTGGCCTGCGTCTGCCCAAGTCCGGCGCGGCCCAGCTGGGCACGGCAGTTCATGCCGGCACGGCCCTTTACGACCAGTCCCGTCTTGATGGCAGCAGTCTCACGGCAGACGAGGCTGCCGGCGCCGTGGCCGACGCCATCCACCGTCCGGAAGAGGACGTGGACTGGGGCGAAGACTCCCAGTCCGAAGCTGAGCGCATCGGCATTGCCCTGCATACCCTCTACTGCCGGGACATCGCCCCGAAACAGCAGTACGTGGCCGTGGAGGCCACCTGCGAGGCCCTGCACATTACCGACATCGGCCTGACGCTCACCGGAACCACCGACCGCATCACGGTGGATGCCGTCGGCGACCTCGGCATCGCGGACATCAAGACCGGCAAAAGCGCCGTGTCGGCTGACGGCACGGTATCCACCGGGCGTCATGCCGCCCAGATCGCCGTCTACGAACTGCTGGCCGGCGCCGCCATCGGTCGGCCCATCACCGCCCCTGCCGAAATCATCGGCTTACAGGTAGCCAAGACGGACAAGGGCCGCCGGGCAGGCATCGGCGTCATCACCGACGCCTGCGAAATGCTTGTCGGGGACGAAGAAAATCCCGGCCTGCTCCAGATGGCAGCAGACCTGCTTCACGCCGGCCGCTTCTATGGCAATCCGTCGTCCCAGCTCTGCAACCCCAAATTCTGCCCGGCATATCCCGCATGCCGCTGGAGGAAATAA